The Bos javanicus breed banteng chromosome 21, ARS-OSU_banteng_1.0, whole genome shotgun sequence genome includes a region encoding these proteins:
- the LOC133234728 gene encoding myeloid-associated differentiation marker-like yields the protein MSTTSSSPGLCSWTVMGCSVRLLQLLSTGVASSLVASVGTQRVGVDNWFMFFWCFCYVVTLLIIIVEYSNLRSHFSSHWYNFPINYACYAALFCFSTSIISATTYVPFLPQGPTRNHAITATAFSCIAAAAYGIEFVGTWVGHRPRRIITYVHTVHGLLKLLENFVACIIFAFISNTSLYQHQPALVWCVAVYSTCFILGTLAILLGLLYCDNWLPIRFPVSQLGLTLFCILLYISALVLWPLYQFNEDLGGQSQRSSDTTCRDEFTTYVCNWDQRLAVAVLTAINLLLYVADLVIASCLVSDRLHPRAPDSLYLWRYYVV from the coding sequence ATGTCCACCACTTCGTCATCCCCAGGCCTTTGCTCCTGGACTGTCATGGGCTGCTCCGTCCGCCTGCTGCAGCTGCTCTCCACCGGCGTGGCCTCCTCCCTGGTGGCCAGTGTGGGCACTCAGCGGGTGGGTGTAGATAACTGGTTCATGTTCTTCTGGTGCTTCTGCTACGTTGTGACCCTCCTCATCATCATTGTGGAATACAGTAACCTCCGGTCCCACTTTTCCTCCCACTGGTACAACTTCCCCATCAACTACGCCTGCTATGCCGCCCTCTTCTGCTTCTCAACCTCCATCATCTCTGCCACTACTTATGTCCCGTTCTTGCCTCAGGGCCCCACCCGGAACCATGCCATCACTGCCACAGCGTTCTCTTGCATTGCTGCTGCGGCTTACGGGATCGAATTTGTCGGGACCTGGGTGGGTCACCGGCCCAGAAGGATCATCACGTATGTGCATACAGTACATGGCCTCCTCAAGCTGCTGGAGAACTTTGTGGCCTGCATCATCTTCGCCTTCATCAGCAACACCTCCCTGTACCAGCACCAGCCGGCCCTGGTGTGGTGCGTGGCTGTGTACTCCACCTGTTTCATCCTGGGGACCCTGGCCATCCTGCTGGGCTTGCTCTACTGTGACAATTGGCTGCCCATCCGCTTCCCCGTTTCCCAGCTTGGGCTGACCCTGTTTTGCATCCTCCTCTACATCAGCGCTCTGGTCCTCTGGCCGCTCTATCAGTTCAATGAGGATCTGGGCGGCCAGTCCCAGCGATCCAGTGATACGACCTGCAGAGATGAGTTCACTACTTACGTGTGCAACTGGGACCAGCGACTGGCTGTGGCCGTCCTGACAGCCATCAACTTGCTGCTTTATGTGGCCGACCTGGTGATCGCGAGCTGCCTGGTCAGTGACAGGCTCCACCCACGGGCTCCAGATTCCCTCTACTTATGGAGATATTATGTCGTCTAA
- the LOC133233972 gene encoding myeloid-associated differentiation marker-like → MTKTSLTIRLTMSSSSGLAFATIMGYFLRLLQLLSTCLAFSLVATTGTWRETIGNWSMFIWCFCFIVTLLTFIVELCGLQFLWPFSWDDFLINYASYSTLLCLSAFIIYPTTYLQIVPRGSSWNHTIAATAFSCLASVTYATEVAWIYAWPSQITCYVLPMPGLLKGLENFVACVIFGFISNTSLYLHQPALVWCVAAYSICLFLGAVALLLYLRGYSNKLPICFPIFLLGLALFSIFLYASALILWLLYQFDKNFGGQPQRSNDVSCRHHHLVCIWDQRLVVAILTVINLLIYLADLVYWARWVFIRD, encoded by the coding sequence ATGACAAAGACCAGCCTGACCATCAGGCTCACCATGAGCTCGTCCTCTGGCCTGGCCTTTGCAACCATCATGGGCTACTTCCTCCGCCTGCTGCAGCTGCTCTCCACCTGCCTGGCCTTCTCGCTGGTGGCTACCACTGGCACTTGGAGGGAGACCATAGGTAACTGGTCCATGTTCATCTGGTGCTTCTGCTTCATCGTGACCCTCCTTACTTTCATAGTCGAGTTATGTGGGCTCCAGTTCCTCTGGCCCTTTTCCTGGGACGACTTTCTCATCAACTATGCCTCCTACTCCACCCTCCTCTGCCTCTCGGCCTTCATTATTTACCCCACCACGTACCTCCAGATCGTCCCTCGTGGCAGCTCCTGGAACCACACCATTGCTGCTACTGCTTTCTCCTGCCTCGCTTCTGTGACTTATGCCACTGAAGTAGCCTGGATCTATGCCTGGCCCAGCCAGATCACTTGCTATGTGCTCCCCATGCCAGGACTGCTCAAGGGGCTAGAGAACTTCGTGGCCTGTGTCATCTTTGGCTTCATCAGCAATACCTCCCTGTACCTGCACCAGCCGGCCCTGGTGTGGTGTGTGGCCGCATATTCCATCTGCCTCTTCCTGGGGGCCGTGGCCCTCCTGCTGTATCTGAGAGGCTATAGCAACAAGTTGCCCATTTGCTTCCCCATTTTCCTGTTGGGGTTGGCCCTGTTCTCCATCTTCCTCTATGCCAGCGCTCTGATTCTATGGCTGCTCTACCAGTTCGACAAGAATTTTGGTGGCCAGCCCCAGCGGTCCAATGATGTGAGCTGCCGCCATCACCACTTGGTGTGCATCTGGGACCAAAGACTGGTTGTAGCCATCTTGACAGTGATCAACCTGCTGATTTACTTGGCTGACCTGGTGTACTGGGCCCGCTGGGTCTTTATTAGGGACTGA